The genomic stretch ATGTGCCCGTAGTTGTTGTTCATCATGACTGGCAGAAAAGCTCTCGTGGTCTTGGAAGTCATTTAAACCAAGAGGCAGAAATGCagggggcaggaaggaggaaaggaacATTGTTTTCTTAGGCAGACTCAGCACTGACCCTCAATGTCATTCACTAGGTGGCCAAAGCTATCCCTAAAGCTACGAGCTGCACAGCACCTCAGATTCCCAGAGCCACAGGGATACCTGCTCTCTGACCACTGGTGCAGTTGGCAACCTGCTCTCCAAAGGTTTCAGGAGTTGGCTATAAAGAGCAGCTGGCTTTCACatctttcctttgctgcttttaggTTTCAGGTGTCAGCAGAAATGCTGGCAGGGTCTCACCACCAGCACGTACAATAAACCACTTGGCAACTTAtggcttctcttttcttctgccCCAAACAAGTACGGCTGAACAGCTGAAACCCTCCCACCCTGTCAGCCCCGACACCTCTGACAGAGGCCCGTGTGTGCTGCAGGTGAGGCTGTCACcagccagctcagctcagcaagAGGCTACTCCAGTTCCCCAGCAGACATTCTGCTTGTGTGACCCTGTACTATACAGTTCACTTGGTAATTCACTGCTAATAATGGTTGGTCTAAATTGCCTCCCCAGTGACATTCCCAAAAATCTGTAGCTATGGAGATGGTGGTGGCCCTTACCCACATGTGACCAAGAATGTTGACTTCAAACATCCTTTCTATCTGGTGGTCCTGAGTCGAGAGAAAGTCGGCAGCTGTAATCACACCAGCGTTGTTCACCAGGATGGTCACGTCCCCAATCTCCTTTTTCACcttttggagagaaaaaaaagccccaaattgtGTCTGTCactcaggggggaaaaaaatatgcgAGGGTGGGGAAGATGAGCCATAATTAATTTCATTCTTATCATCGCATCTTTAAGGGAGATGAAGATCATCCCACATTTCCAGATGTGGCAGGAACTGCATAGGAGAGCCAGGAAATCTGGTTTGGATCTGATTCTTCTCCTTTAATTACTGCCAGTATTTACTGTGTTCTATGCACTGTGCATAGTATGGACTGTGTAGTCACAGCTGGGACCATGGAGGTACAGACTGTTCTGAGGCAGCTGGACCACAGCCATTacaataaaatgtttcatttgtcCTCGGTGCTGTCTGTGTTCCTTCAGAGGCTCGAACCCTAGAGAGCAGACTTGGCACCAGGCTGTGATACACTGGAGCCTCCCAAATAGGATGAGACTGGCTGTGATCTTGGAAATGCTACAACACTCCGTGTACAGAGAGCAGCGAGGAGTGGGGAGCTTCCAAGGCCTTGCAGGATTTGTGTACAACACCTCTAGCCTAGTTTCCCGGACTTTTCTGGAAATCCAGCGTGTTTGGGAAAGCCTTTGACCGTGCCCCTGCTGCCCCACcttgtctgcagcactgtagatcTCCTCCCGTTTGCTGCAGTCCACCACAAAGGTTTGGACAGTGGCTCCCAGCTTCTGGCattctgctgctgtctcctCAACGCCATGCtggaagaggcaaagagaaagacaCCGTGCACAGCTGTCCCCTTGCCACGGCTGAGCGGCAGGGGCTGAACATGGCCCTGGACTGAGCAACCACTGCCCAGCCCCAGAACAGTTCATGGCTACCCAGGGAAAGAGCTGTAGGTGGGGTTGCTGAGATGAcagccattccagccttaaATTTAGGATCTGTGTGTAGTGACAGCCAGAAAGGCAGGGTGGCAACACGAGTGAGTTTGGCTTGGTAAGGCACACGTAGCAGCAGACAGGGGGCACACGGTGCCTATCGCAGCACAGCAGGCAGCACTGTGAGTGTAAACAGAGCTCATACAACACAGGCCTGGCTGACACCCTGAGGTGTGGAGAGTGGCTCTATGCACTTCTGTATTCACATGCTGGGTGTGAGAAGAGAGGTGCCCTCCACAGTGCACAATgtagaaagatttttctttcagaatgaCCTTTGACACACACAGGTCTCAAGCTCCCCAAAGTCATTACATCAACTCACTAAGCCAGAGGAGAAATGGCTTTGTTGTATCCCTGTTCCCAGGTGCCAGAAGGCCATGCCAGTGGCCTGTGTAGTGAAAAGCCCCAGGTCACAAATAGCCTGGGAGAGCTCAGCAGTCCCTGTGGTGAGTGACTGGGCAGCTGCCCTCAACACCAGCTGCTGTTTAATGCTGAGAGGCCCCAAGAAGGAGGCCTTGTCAAGGTAGTTGGGTTGGAGGATCATACTCATAAATCCTCTGGAACCCACAGCCTGCCTTGACACTGTATTTCAGTTCCTGCTGACACCCACGCTTACAATCTATTTCCCAGCACTAAAGCCAGGTGTCGCTCGCTACTAAATTTATACCTTAATCCCCTCATTCCATCTAGCGAACATGAACAATtctctgctttgctgcagcCCTGTACACTTTGGAAGAGCAGTGCCATgcctcctcccacccctccaGTGTCTGCTTAGCCATAATGGGTACCACGAACAGACACTGAAAATGTTCAACACTATCTTCCCTGTATATCCATCCTCTCACTCAACCTGTCTcgggtttggggtatttttgtttCTGGTGGGCTGGGTTCTGTTTTGCAGCTTCATGGTGAACTCCTTTGCTGACCCACTGTGTCAGAAACAGGAAGCGCAGCCTCTCACCCTCCCTGTTGCACGTACACCCAGCATTTGGCCTGGATCCCTTCTGAGTACCATGCTGGATGTTTGTATCTGCCCATCCTCCAATTGCCACGGCTTTTTTGCATTCCAGTCAAATCATCTGAAATAGAGAGATTGGGCCAGTGTAAACATTTAGTGAGGAGCCATCTACGCGTGTATCTGCCTGGAGGGCAGCCGGGCTCACACAGCCCAGCACAGTGATGCTGCTGATAGGAGCGCAGAGAAAACACATCCCCCAGCAATGCACAAAAAACACCTGAGGCTACAAAGAGAACAAGTGAAGGCAAACCTGCTCCTCTGTGGAAACAGCCTTCTGGTCTCAGCGGGctttccctgccagcccaggcagCGGGTCCACCAGCAGCTTCCTGAGCGCTTCTTTCCCTCTCGCAGGTGCTCTGCCGGGTGCTGCCTGCTCCCTCCCGAGTAGCACCGAGTGACTGTGGGACCAGAGCCCCACATCCTCTGCTGCAAGTGGGGCCAAACGCTCTGCTGGCACTCAGCATCCCAGCCAGAGACCGATGGGAGCGGGCTGGAAGGAGGCGATGGGGGTGCAATGCGGTGCCGCCCTTCTTACGCCCTTAAATTCCCCGTGGACTCGGTGGTTACGGAGTGAGGACACGAGTGTGCCATTACCTTATTGATGTCCCACAGAACCAGCCTGCTCTGGCGCTTGGCGAACTCCAAGGCGGTCGCTCTCCCGACGCCATGGCCAGCGCCCGTGATAAGCACCAGCTCCCCGCTGAGAGACTTTCTCCTCACAGGCACGAACAGCTTCACAAAAGCCTCCAGGTAGGAGTAGAGGAGCGTGGCCAGGAACAGGAGAAGCTCCAGAAACAGATGCATTGTTTTCCCGGAGCTCCTTTGAGGACCGAACggcgccgggacccccccactGCCACCCGCCCCACAGCCTGCTGAGGCCACGCCTCCTGGGGTCCAGCGCCCAATCAGAGCGCGTCTAAGCGAGGGGGCGTGCCCGTGGGCGGGGCCACGCCGGGGGCGTGCGGAAGTTTGGCCGCCACTGGGGACTGGGTGCGCACCGGGTCGCTCTGTGGCTCCCCCTTCCCGGCTCTACAGGGGAGGGAAAATTACATGGGGAATGGCGATTCCTACGTTGGGATAAGGTAGTTGATTAAGGTAAAAGattagaaaaaaggaaagtttaTTCTCTACTTCCCCGCGGGAAGCAGGGTTTCCGCACGCACATCGGTCGCTCCGGAAGGCAAACACTGTAAATAACGAAtgccctccccttcctcctcttcattTCCTTATGTTTTATAGCTGAGCTGACGTCATGTGGCATGGAGTAGCCCTTTGGTCggtttgggtcagctggcctAGTTGTGTCCGCTCCCAGGGTTTTTCTCAGTGATGGGGCTAGGAATGCTGGGGACACAGCGCTGATGCTGTGGGAGCGCTGCCCAGCAATGGCCAAAACACGGGTGTGTTACTAAGCCCTTCCTAAGAGCCAGTGCACGTCCCGGCACTGCGGCGCTGCCGTGGGGACGGCGCTCCGCCCCAGGCAGACCCGGCACGGGCGCTGCCATTGGCGCCGCTGCCGCCAATTCGAGGCCAGGTTGtacggcgcgg from Aphelocoma coerulescens isolate FSJ_1873_10779 chromosome 4, UR_Acoe_1.0, whole genome shotgun sequence encodes the following:
- the LOC138109419 gene encoding estradiol 17-beta-dehydrogenase 11-like — protein: MHLFLELLLFLATLLYSYLEAFVKLFVPVRRKSLSGELVLITGAGHGVGRATALEFAKRQSRLVLWDINKHGVEETAAECQKLGATVQTFVVDCSKREEIYSAADKVKKEIGDVTILVNNAGVITAADFLSTQDHQIERMFEVNILGHMWTTRAFLPVMMNNNYGHIVTVASAAGHFVAPFMVAYCSSKFAAVGFHKALTEELSALGKDGIKTTCLCPVFINTGFVKNPTVRLGKILEIEEVVEALMEGIVTNQKMVFVPPQLNIALLSEMVFPERALNVLKKLAIPKFDAVIGQRSTQ